One genomic window of Cellulophaga sp. Hel_I_12 includes the following:
- a CDS encoding OmpA family protein, with translation MMFRIMYFKRITVIPFAFLMSLNIAYAQEQEELVLSSQDSIISSSWILGIGTNIVDDSGDAFDALFDVKETWHAVPYPSRLSIGRYFKSGLGVEAIASYNTYKAGKRVDGLILNEDKTYYAMDTRLSYDLNKLVGKTGFFDPYVGVGLGYTQANDQGRGTYNAVIGFRTWFSDRFGLDFNSSGKWSMTTDATNHLQHAVGVVYQLAIEKELSPKGKEKLALLEALETEQNRRNDSIAQAQSDQQAKLLAAQIAQEREQKRLAEAAQEKLRNERDAFENDINALGNVYFDLNSSYLTSAAKLILTKLVQLLEDKPQVKLQVSSFTDSRGAENYNRWLSERRAQRTIDYLVQKGIESDRLIPNAAGENGLLNECDDHTYCTESKHKINRRSEFKVIFE, from the coding sequence ATGATGTTTAGAATTATGTACTTTAAAAGAATTACAGTTATTCCGTTTGCTTTTTTAATGAGTTTAAATATTGCTTACGCACAGGAACAAGAAGAACTTGTCTTAAGCTCACAAGATTCTATAATATCAAGTTCTTGGATCCTCGGCATAGGTACTAACATCGTTGATGATTCGGGTGATGCCTTTGATGCCTTGTTTGATGTAAAAGAAACCTGGCATGCTGTTCCCTATCCCTCAAGATTGAGTATTGGTAGGTATTTTAAAAGTGGTCTAGGTGTGGAAGCGATTGCTAGCTACAATACCTATAAGGCTGGTAAAAGAGTGGATGGCCTTATTTTAAATGAAGATAAGACCTATTATGCGATGGATACTAGGCTCAGCTATGACTTAAATAAGTTAGTGGGTAAAACAGGTTTTTTTGACCCTTATGTAGGCGTAGGTCTTGGATATACCCAAGCCAACGATCAAGGCAGAGGCACCTATAACGCTGTCATTGGCTTTAGAACTTGGTTTTCAGATCGTTTTGGTTTAGACTTTAATTCGTCTGGGAAATGGAGCATGACTACGGATGCTACCAATCACTTGCAACATGCTGTTGGTGTGGTCTATCAGTTGGCTATAGAAAAAGAGTTAAGCCCTAAGGGGAAAGAGAAATTAGCGCTATTAGAAGCTTTAGAAACCGAACAAAATAGAAGAAACGATTCCATTGCCCAAGCCCAAAGTGATCAACAAGCAAAACTATTAGCAGCACAGATTGCCCAAGAGCGAGAGCAAAAACGACTAGCTGAGGCAGCTCAAGAAAAACTAAGAAATGAGCGTGATGCCTTCGAAAATGACATAAATGCCCTTGGAAATGTGTACTTTGACCTGAATTCTTCGTATTTGACCAGCGCTGCTAAACTTATTTTAACGAAATTAGTGCAATTATTAGAAGACAAGCCTCAAGTGAAATTACAAGTTTCGTCTTTTACGGATTCCAGAGGTGCTGAAAATTACAATAGATGGCTTTCAGAGCGGCGGGCGCAAAGAACCATAGACTATCTGGTTCAAAAAGGAATTGAAAGTGATCGACTTATACCCAACGCAGCGGGAGAGAACGGATTGTTGAATGAGTGTGACGACCATACCTATTGTACAGAAAGCAAGCATAAAATAAATAGGAGATCGGAATTTAAAGTCATTTTTGAATAA
- a CDS encoding MBOAT family protein has protein sequence MLFNSLAFAIFLPVVFLLYWYVFKKSLKVQNGLVLIASYFFYGLWDWRFLFLILASTLVDYFVGIQIDKNAEKPQFKKYWLWVSVFFNLSLLGFFKYFNFFTDSFIDLFEILGYSIKSTWTLQIILPVGISFYTFQTMSYSLDIYYKRIKPTKDFLSFATFVAFFPQLVAGPIERASNLLGQITQKRILHIPQITAGLKLILWGLFKKMVIADSLAPIVDDIFANHMHYPASTLVLGVTLFSFQVYGDFSGYSDIAIGTAKLFGIELMSNFKFPNFSRNVAEYWQRWHVSLSTWFRHYVYIPLGGSRVSKIKSIRNICIIFLVSGFWHGANWTFIFWGGFHALAFIPVFLMGRNTVYKNSVVGQNSLLPSLTEIFQVLLTFGIVTFSRIFFRSASITDAFNFIHRIVSDFSYEAYLHPMGYRMLDYYILVLVFVFYEYLIRKNERSPFAFKNKYVRFFVYSLVVLSMLLFYDDGVDRSFIYFQF, from the coding sequence ATGTTATTTAATTCCTTAGCTTTTGCCATTTTTTTACCGGTTGTATTCCTATTGTATTGGTATGTTTTTAAAAAGAGTTTAAAAGTACAGAATGGACTCGTTCTTATAGCGAGTTACTTTTTTTATGGACTTTGGGATTGGCGATTTCTGTTTTTAATTTTAGCAAGCACGCTTGTTGACTATTTTGTAGGCATCCAAATTGATAAAAATGCAGAAAAACCTCAGTTTAAAAAATATTGGCTTTGGGTAAGCGTTTTTTTTAATCTCTCTTTATTAGGTTTTTTTAAATATTTTAATTTTTTTACCGATTCATTTATAGATTTGTTTGAAATTTTAGGGTACTCGATTAAAAGTACCTGGACCCTTCAAATTATTTTACCCGTGGGTATTTCTTTTTATACTTTTCAGACGATGTCTTATTCGCTTGATATCTATTACAAAAGAATAAAACCAACAAAAGACTTTCTATCCTTTGCCACCTTTGTTGCTTTCTTTCCACAGTTGGTGGCAGGACCTATTGAAAGGGCTTCTAATCTATTAGGTCAAATAACTCAAAAACGAATATTACATATTCCTCAAATCACTGCGGGTCTAAAACTTATTCTTTGGGGCTTATTTAAAAAAATGGTTATAGCCGATTCTCTGGCGCCTATCGTAGACGATATATTTGCTAATCATATGCACTACCCAGCATCTACCTTAGTTTTGGGGGTAACCTTGTTTAGTTTTCAAGTGTATGGCGATTTTAGTGGCTATTCTGATATCGCCATTGGTACCGCTAAATTGTTTGGGATTGAGTTGATGTCTAATTTTAAATTTCCTAATTTCTCTAGAAACGTTGCGGAATATTGGCAACGTTGGCATGTATCACTATCAACTTGGTTTAGACATTATGTCTATATTCCATTGGGAGGCTCAAGAGTTAGTAAAATAAAATCTATTCGCAATATTTGTATTATATTTTTGGTCAGTGGTTTTTGGCATGGTGCCAATTGGACCTTTATATTTTGGGGAGGCTTTCATGCCTTAGCATTTATTCCCGTATTTTTAATGGGTAGAAATACAGTATACAAGAATAGTGTTGTTGGCCAAAATAGTCTGTTGCCCTCTTTAACAGAAATTTTTCAGGTACTCTTAACCTTCGGAATTGTTACTTTTTCAAGGATTTTCTTTAGGTCAGCTTCTATTACAGACGCCTTTAACTTTATTCACCGAATAGTAAGCGACTTTAGTTACGAAGCCTACCTGCATCCTATGGGATATAGAATGTTAGATTACTATATTCTGGTGCTTGTTTTTGTATTTTATGAATACCTTATACGGAAAAACGAACGTAGTCCCTTTGCTTTTAAAAATAAATATGTGCGATTTTTTGTATATTCTTTAGTGGTACTTTCGATGTTATTGTTTTACGATGATGGCGTTGATAGATCCTTTATTTATTTTCAATTTTAA
- a CDS encoding GNAT family N-acetyltransferase has product MASKQHIVFNTHLIKGEALPDFFTDIDYYGREVSLRNSYTADPKLVYSMSLVPSYFKLQTTDAKIEHQIIPQENWGYAIHLNSESTIDSYLENQFKYKYRSIIRRFVNRLEASFNINYALYYGEISEEKYHFLMDALERMIQNRFAERNEKHKDIAQWLSYKKTSFAKINNKQASLFVIYNENEPIEISLNYHFDKILFSAMSSYDIDYSKFGLGHIEIYKQVEWCANNKYLLFEMGVGGMDYKRRWSNAIYRFQHHIMFSKSHAATRFLGMLEAKKIQLKEYLKAKKLNEILPELRRKFHREKDTVSPIDLGTIDNRNHTTVHKKSIEINIHDVAFKYLKRYTYDFLYTALEKSSEVKIYQLSLNEFLIQGNKKQQRLRLTKP; this is encoded by the coding sequence ATGGCATCAAAACAACATATAGTGTTTAACACGCATCTTATAAAAGGGGAAGCATTGCCTGATTTTTTTACTGATATTGACTATTATGGAAGAGAAGTAAGCCTTAGAAACTCGTACACAGCAGACCCTAAGTTGGTCTATTCCATGTCATTAGTCCCCTCTTACTTTAAGCTGCAAACCACTGATGCGAAAATAGAGCACCAAATCATACCACAAGAGAATTGGGGTTATGCCATACATTTAAATTCAGAAAGCACAATTGACAGCTATCTTGAGAACCAATTTAAATACAAGTACCGAAGTATTATCCGACGGTTTGTAAATCGTTTAGAAGCTAGTTTTAACATCAATTATGCCCTGTATTATGGAGAAATTTCTGAAGAAAAATACCATTTTCTTATGGATGCTTTAGAGCGAATGATCCAGAATAGGTTTGCAGAACGCAATGAAAAACACAAAGACATCGCCCAGTGGCTGAGCTATAAAAAAACAAGCTTTGCTAAAATAAACAACAAACAAGCATCCTTATTCGTCATCTATAACGAAAACGAGCCTATAGAAATTTCGTTAAATTATCATTTTGATAAAATTTTATTTAGTGCCATGTCTTCCTACGATATTGATTACTCTAAATTTGGGTTAGGCCATATTGAGATTTACAAACAAGTAGAATGGTGTGCAAATAATAAGTACCTTTTATTTGAAATGGGCGTTGGAGGTATGGATTACAAACGTCGTTGGAGCAATGCCATCTATAGGTTTCAACATCATATTATGTTTTCAAAAAGCCATGCTGCCACAAGATTTTTAGGTATGTTGGAAGCAAAAAAAATACAACTTAAAGAGTATTTAAAAGCCAAAAAATTGAACGAAATACTACCCGAACTAAGGCGCAAATTTCACAGAGAAAAAGATACCGTATCCCCAATTGATCTAGGGACTATAGACAATAGAAACCATACCACAGTCCACAAAAAATCCATTGAAATTAATATACACGATGTAGCCTTTAAGTATTTAAAAAGATATACATATGATTTTTTATACACTGCTTTAGAAAAAAGTAGTGAGGTAAAAATTTATCAGCTAAGCCTAAATGAGTTTCTAATCCAAGGCAACAAAAAACAACAAAGACTGCGCCTCACCAAACCCTAA
- a CDS encoding GNAT family N-acetyltransferase: MAKTTRTPRRFSFFLDLFFKEQSFPFFIQKVKNEYLNTVLYEQQEALVKTADFSLTTIYDFPNYLSLSLPKDQLALKQLTAPLYPGYLADLRTHTSADDYILHQVGKARSSKLRRHQNRLDLCLEPTYTMYYGAIDKTEYDRLFTILKQMTALRFRQKNENNFELPYLDYYQDIMFTMVLEKRAAIYVIYDVLKPINITLNFLNGKTLLHFNSCFDIDYGMFNLGHLNTIKHLRWCYDNKLHLFDMGRGDFFHKRQWINTTYTYEKHIIYHVKNPLAKLKAQAEVAQTLLRHQLIASLKKIKFHILYGQMRKALYRIRQPKESEKPTYTVLEGHVINNASDLVKIPYDVAPYTHLIFYVNAFLHKNFELKKNCQVYQNRTSENTFIIKGKKNIQQLVVSN; the protein is encoded by the coding sequence TTTTTCCTTGATCTTTTTTTTAAGGAACAGTCTTTTCCGTTTTTTATACAAAAAGTAAAAAATGAATACCTGAATACCGTCCTATACGAACAGCAAGAAGCTTTGGTAAAAACGGCCGACTTTAGCCTTACAACCATCTATGACTTTCCAAACTATTTAAGCCTATCCCTGCCAAAGGATCAGCTTGCTTTAAAACAATTGACAGCGCCTTTATACCCGGGCTATTTGGCCGATTTAAGAACACATACTTCTGCTGACGACTATATTTTACACCAAGTGGGTAAAGCCCGAAGCTCAAAGCTCAGAAGACATCAAAACCGTTTAGACCTTTGTCTGGAGCCCACCTATACCATGTATTACGGGGCTATCGACAAAACCGAGTACGACCGCTTGTTCACGATTTTAAAACAAATGACAGCCCTTAGGTTTCGTCAAAAAAATGAAAATAATTTTGAATTGCCCTATTTAGACTATTACCAAGACATTATGTTTACCATGGTGTTAGAGAAAAGGGCTGCCATTTATGTTATTTACGATGTGCTAAAACCCATAAATATTACCCTAAATTTTTTAAATGGAAAAACGCTGCTCCATTTTAATAGCTGTTTTGATATTGACTATGGCATGTTTAATTTGGGCCACTTAAATACCATAAAACATTTGCGTTGGTGTTACGATAATAAGCTGCACTTATTTGATATGGGAAGGGGTGATTTTTTTCATAAGAGGCAATGGATTAATACGACCTACACCTATGAAAAACACATTATTTATCATGTAAAGAATCCCTTGGCGAAGCTAAAAGCCCAAGCAGAAGTAGCACAAACCCTACTTAGGCACCAACTCATTGCTTCCCTAAAAAAAATAAAGTTTCATATTTTATATGGTCAAATGCGTAAAGCGCTGTATAGAATAAGACAGCCTAAAGAAAGCGAAAAACCTACCTATACGGTACTGGAAGGGCATGTGATCAACAATGCCTCAGACCTAGTAAAAATACCTTATGATGTAGCTCCTTATACCCACCTTATTTTTTATGTAAATGCATTTCTTCATAAAAATTTTGAGCTAAAAAAAAATTGTCAGGTGTATCAAAATAGGACCTCCGAAAATACGTTTATTATAAAAGGAAAGAAAAACATTCAGCAACTAGTAGTATCTAATTAA